The genomic region AGGCGTTTTCCATGGCGTGGTAACCGGAGGAAAAGCCGATAAGACCGGTCATGCCCACGTCAAAGGGGTTGTCGTATTCCAGGTATTCCTTGCCGCGAAGGGCGTGAACAATGGGCGCCTTGAGGGTATCGGCCAATGCCAGCACCTGCTCATGGGCACCTTTACAGCCAGCGCCGCACAGCAAGGTGATGTGCGAGGCGCTGTTGAGGGTGTCGGCCAGTTTTTCCAGCTCTGGCTGCGGTGGGGTGATGCGCGGCAACTGCGGGGTTTGCCATTTGGCCTTGGCGCCCTCTGGCATGGCTTTGAGGGCAATATCGCCGGGCAGCACGATCACCGCCACATCCCGCTCCAAAATGGCCTTGCGCATGGCCAGCTCCAGCACATAGGGCATTTGCTCGGGGTTGCTGACCAGCTCGCAATAGACGCTGCATTCCTTGAACAGCTCCTGGGGATGGGTTTCCTGGAAGTAATTGGCGCCGATTTCGTTGGACGGAATGTGGGCGGCGATGGCCAGGGTGGGTACCCGGCTGCGATGGCAATCGAACAGACCGTTGATAAGGTGCAGGTTGCCAGGGCCGCAGGAGCCGGCGCAGACGGTCAATTGCTGGCTGATTTGCCCTTCGGCGCCGCTGGCAAAGGCCGCTACTTCTTCATGGCGGGTGGCCATCCACTGAATATCGCCCCGCTGCTGCATGCTGTCGCTCAGGCCGTTCAGGGAATCACCGGTGACCCCCCAGATGCGTTTTACCCCGGCAAGGGAAAGCACTTCGATGATGTAGTCGGCAATGGTTTGAGTCATGGCGTCCCTCGTCAATGTCAGCAAGCCAAGGGCCGATCACGCTGCCTTGGCGAAAAAATGGCAAGGCCCAGCATACTCCTGGCAAACCGAGTTGGGAGTGCAACCGGCCCCCGGCGGCCAACCGGTTCAGACGTTATTCAATAACTGACTGTTTTTGATGACGATTACCATTTTCGGCCAGCCATAAAAAACGCCGCATCAGCGGCGTTTTTGTTAGAAGAGACCGGCCTGGTAGTCCTGAACGGCCTGGGCGATTTCTTCGGAGCTGTTCATCACGAAGGGCCCGTAACGGACCACCGGCTCCAGTAGCGGCTGGCCGGCGATAAGCAAAAAGCGCCCCGGCTCGCTGCCACCTTCGAAGGTCACGGCGTCGCCGTCTTTAAGGACTGCCATATTGCCTTTAGCAATGGCGCTGCCGCCAATGCTGACCGCCCCTTCAAAGACGTTCACCAGGGCGTTGTGGCCCTTGGGTACCGGCACCGTCAACGACTGGCCGGGGGCCAGGGTGATGTCCAGATACAAAGGGTCCAGGGTCACGCCGTCTACCGGGCCTGTGGCTTCGCCGTAACGGCCGGCAATCACCTTGACGCTGTTGCCGTTACCATCGCTGACCACCGGAATGTTGGTGCTGGCAATGTCCTGGTAGCGAGGCGCTTTCATCTTCTCGCGCCGGGGCAGGTTCACCCACAGCTGAAAACCGCGCATCAGCCCTTGCTCTTGCTCGGGCATCTCCGAGTGAATAAGGCCGGAGCCGGCGGTCATCCACTGCACGTCGCCGCTTTCCAACAGGCCTTCGTTGCCCTTGTTGTCGCGGTGGCGCATGCGGCCATTGAGCATGTAGGTGACGGTTTCAAAGCCGCGGTGCGGGTGGTTGGGAAAGCCGGCCAGGTAATCATCAGGGCTGTCGGAGCTGAACTCGTCCAGCAACAGGAAGGGGTCCAGGTCCGGCAGCATCTGGGTGCCGATCAGCCGTTTCAGTTTTACACCGGCGCCGTCGCTGGTGTTTTGGCCCGGTACCAGGCCTTTGATGGTGCGTGGCTGCGTCATGATCAATCCTCCGAACAGGGTATGAGCCAAGGATAATGTTCGGATCTGCGGATTTAAATGGCGAAATTTAGGTTTGAATTGTCGTTTTTTTCGGATTAATGCCCTGCCTTGAGGTTGCCTTGCAACTCTGGCGCCGGGGTGGGAGAGCCCGGGTATTGGGGAATGTCGCCAAAGCCGCCGGCCTGCCAGCGGGCGCGGGCGTCGGCTATTTCCTGGGTGCTGCGGCCCACGAAGTTCCACCACATCACAATGTCCTCGCCAAAGGGCTTGCCGCCCAGGCAGATGATCACCGCGTCGGTGAGTTCAAGGCGGGTCTGGTGGTGGCCGGTACCCAGATAATAAAGCTGGTCGGTGCTCATCGCCTGGCCGTCGAGGCGGGCCTCGCCTTTGACCAGCAATAAGCCGTATTCAAAGCCCGGCTCCAGCACCTGTTCGAACTCGCCGCTACCCTTGAGCTCGGCGCCAAAAAGGGGCGTAAAGTACTTGGCCGGGGCGCTCTGGCTGGCGTAATCGCCGGCAAAGAGGGTCAGGGTGACCTTGCCCTCGGTATAGCGGGGCAGATCGGTAAAGTGCTCAAAGGCCGGGGCGCAATTGGCCTGCTCTTTGGGCAGTGCTACCCAAAACTGCACCCCGAACAGCTGCTGGCCAATAGGGGTGAGCCCTTCTTCGCTGTGGGCGATGCCGTTGCCGGCGGTCATCAGGTTGAGCTGGCCCGGCTCTATAACCTGGTTGATGCCCAGGGTGTCGCGGTGGCGGATGGCGCCACTGATAAGCCAGGTCACGGTTTGCAAACCGATGTGGGGGTGGGGGGCAACGTTAAGGCGATGGTCTTCGGTGACATCCAGCGGCCCCATGCGATCCAAAAAGCACCAGGCGCCAATCAGGCGGCGTTGGCGCTGGGGCAGGGCCCGCGCCACCATCAGCCCCGGGTTAAGCTCGCGCCCTTTCATGGGGTAGGCCTCGCGTTCGGGACGGGCTGCCCCTGCCGGGCAAGGTTGCAACTCGGGGTGCTGGCTGAGATCGCTCATAAAAACTCCACTAAAAAAGGCGCCGCTTGGCGCCTTTGCCTTATTTGACGGTAACGGTGATTTTCTTGGACTCCACCACCGGCTGGAACGGCACATGGGCGTAGTCCCCCAGTACCAGTTGCAGGGTGTGTTTGCCGGGAGGCAGGGTGATTTGGGTTTCGGTCTGGCCACCGCCGTAGTGTTTGATGTGGTCGGTTGCCGGCAGAGGCAGGGCCATGTCGGGCAGTTTATCCACATCGATCAGCAGATGATGGTGGCCGGTGTTGGGCACATTGGTGCCGGCCGGGGCAACGCCCATGCCTTTGAGGCCAAATTTCACGGTAAAGGTGGTGCCGACAGTGGCGCCATCTTTGGGAGAAATAATGTATTCCTTGGCCCCTTGCGGTGCGCTGGTGGCAAAAGCGCCGGTGCTGGCGGCCAGGAGGGTGGCAAAGGCAATCAGGTTTTTCATGGGCGGGTCCCTGTGCGTGGCTATCAAATCACCTTACTCCCCCTGTTTGCCCCGAGCAAGGCAGGAACAGGCGCTCAGCCCTGGCCAAATCCGCCGGGGTTATCAGCCAGCCATTGTTGCTCTTCTGGCGATGAAGCTCTACCTAACACTTTGTTTCTATATGGGAAACGGCCGAACTGGTAGATGATGTCCCGGTGCAGGCAGGCAAAGCGCAGGTTGTCCTCAATAACGGGCTTGATGGCTGCTGGCACCAGGCGCAGCAGACGCGCAAAACACTCTACCCCTAAAGCCTGCAGGGCCCGGTCTTCGGCGTGCATCAGCGGCATGTAGAAGAAGATGCGCTGGGCCGGAGCCAGGGCCTGGTCATGGCCGATGGCAAGGCCCTCTTCCACCAGTTGCTGGGCCTTGTGGTCCTGGGCGAAGGCCTGAGCGGTACCGCGGTGGATATTGCGGCTGAACTGGTCCAGCAGCAGTATCAGCGCCAACCGGCCTTCGGGGGTTTCCCGCCAGTCGAGATGGTGGCCTTTGGCCGCGGCGCTGAGATCGGCGCCAAACAGCAGGCGCAGCTCGTTATCAAGGCCGGGATCGGTGGCAAACCAGCGCTTTTGATACAGCGGCGCCGACATGCCGCTGTCATCCAGCAGGCCAAACCAAAATGTGAGGATGTCGTCGTATTCTTCCATTGGCAGGGCGATCCGGTGGCGGTGGATTGAGCTTTGCAGGGGCTTTTATTAGCATGAAGCGGTCAACACAAACAGGATATGCCAGTGTTCACACTACTGCTGGTGTCGGCCTTGGCCGGTGGTACCTGTACCCCGGTTAACCATTTTGGCGAGCGCCCACAAACCCGGCAATGCCAGCCCAAGGTTGAAAAGGCCGCGCCCCCTGCACCTAAGAACTCTGATAAGAAAGCACAAAAATCCACGCAAAAAAAAGCCTCCTGACGGAGGCTTTTTCTTTTAGCCGTTGAAGGCCATGTCAGCCAGATAATCCCAAAGTGCACTCATATTGGTCTCCCCTCGACACGAGTTTTGAGCTTAGGCCAGTTTTGCCAAAGCGGCCTCTACCCGGGCCCGATAATCGGGATCGGCTTTTTCGAACTGGGCCAGCATCAGCGCCTGGACGTCGGGGCTGGCCTGGCTCAGGCCTCCGGCGATGTTGGCGGCCAGGCGGTTTTTATGAGCGTCGTCAAAGAGCCGGAACAGGTCTCCGGCCTGGCTGAAGTTGTCGCTGTCTTGGTCGTCGAACTGGCCAAGCCAGGCGTCGCTTTCCAAAGGCATGGGCGGCTCAGCGAGGGCCGGGGCGGCAACCGGCGCGTCGCCGCGATGGTTGGGGGAGAAGTTCACCCCAGCACCTTGATGCACCGGGCAACCCATGCCGGCCATGGCACCGTCACGCTGGAGGTGGTTAACCGGGCAGCGCGGGCTGTTGACCGGCAACTGGTTGTGGTTGGTTCCCACCCGGTAGCGGTGAGCATCGGCGTAGGCAAAGAGGCGGCCTTGCAGCACTTTGTCAGGGGACACCCCGGTGCCGGGCACCAGGTTAGAGGGGCTGAAGGTCACCTGCTCGGTCTCGGCAAAGTAGTTATCCACGTTGCGGTTAAGCTCCAGGGTGCCGATGGTGCGCAGCGGGAAGTCCTGGTGCGGCCAGACCTTGGTCAAGTCGAATGGGTTGATGCGGTACTGGCGGGCTTCGGCCTCGCTCATCACTTGGATCTTCACGGTCCAGGACGGGAAATCGCCGTTATCGATGCTGCTGACCAAGTCCTGCTGGGCGGCGAAAGGCGCCTGGCGGGCCGCTTCTTCGCCGCTGAGGTTGGCAATGCCTTGGTTGGTTTTGAAGTGCCATTTTACCCAAACGCGCTCACCCTTGGCGTTGTACAGGCTCAGGGTATGGGAGCCGTAGCCGTTGAGATGGCGGTAGCTTTTGGGGATACCCCGGTCGGACATCAAGATAGTGACCTGATGCAGTGATTGAGGATGGTGCGCCCAGAACTCGAAATGGTGCGCCGGGTTGGGCAGGTTGGTACGGGGATCTTTTTTCTGGGAGTGGATGAAATCCGGGAATTTGAGCGGGTCGCGGATAAAAAACACCGGGGTGTTGTTGCCGACGATGTCGTAGTTGCCTTGTTGGGTGTAAAAGCGCAGGGCAAAGCCGCGCACGTCCCGTACATAGTCGGCCGAATCCTGGCCGCCGGCGACGGTGGAAAAACGCAGGAACACCTGGGTTTGCTGGCCTTCTTGTTGCAGGAAATCAGCAATGGACAGATCCGACAGGCTCTGGGTCAGGGTAAAAGTGCCATGGGCGGCGCTGCCACGAGCGTGCACGACCCGCTCTGGGATCCGCTCGCGGTTAAAATGCGCTAATTTTTCAAAGAGATGAATATTGTCGAATGTCAGCGGGCCACGGCGGCCGGCGGTAGTGGAAATCTCATCCTGGGTAACGGGTGCGCCATTTTGTAATGTGTAGACAGGCTTGGTCATTGCTGTTCCTCCGAATTGACCAGGCCAGTCTACGGAAGGTGACTTATTGTTAAAAATGGGTGTTTTAGTTTGGTTTAATAGAATATTTAGATTGGGTGTGGGAAGCTGTTAACGCAGCATCTTGATGAAAAGGAGATCGAAATGAATAAGCGGATCATAGGCTTGGTATTACTGGTTGTAGGCGTGGCCTTGGCTTGGTGGGGTTACCAGGAAAGCCAGACCTTAAGTAAAACCGTTGAGTCGCAGCTTACCGGTGAGCTCGACAGCCGTACCATGACCTTCTACATCGCCGGGGCGGTGTGCATTGTGTTGGGACTGGTAGGGGTGTTGCGGCGTTAAGGCCAAGGCGCGGCTTGGCCGCGCCGTTATTCGGTCAGGAAGGCCATCAGCAGTAACCGGCCTTCCCGGCTGGACAGCAACTCGGCCGGCACCGAGTTTAGCTCCATCTGGTATTGGGTCAGCCATAGGTAGCGGTCCAACTCGTTATCAAGGCGCTGATTAATAAGTGATATCAGCTTGGGCATTTCCTCAAACACTTCGCCACCGGCCACCATAAACGCCGGATAGCGCAGCTCGTCACCCCAAATCAGCTCCAATAAAAAGCCCTGTTCTGCCAACTGCTGGCAAAGCGTATCGGCAGCCATGGTCGGCACCCCTTTTAGGTGATCCACCACTTCATTGGCATCCCAAAGTGGGAAGGTTCCCAACCTTTCCTTAAGGGCATCCCGCCACAGATGTTGCGTGCGAATACGCAAGGTACGCAGACGATCCCGATGTTCCATAGCACCTCCTGAGCACATGCTTATAGTCTAGTCCCAAGGGCCGGAGCTGGCGGTGGCAAAGGGCGGCCAATGGCAATTTTGCAAGGCTTCCTTCAGCAAGGTTTTTTTGACCTGTTGGCGGGGCGGTGCCATGGTGGTTGGACCATAAGGAGGTGATCATGTTTTCCACCCATGACGTCCAAAACCAGACGCCGCCTTTAGAGGATGTGGACGGTTTTGCCCTGGATACCGCCTTGATCGAAGGGGTGCGCCGCGAAGGGGCGGCGGCCAGTATCGACGAGTTGCACCGTTACGGCCGCCTGCTGACCCAGCCCGACATGTTGGCTCTGGGCTTTGCCGCTAACGCCCATCCCCCCGTCTTTGACAGCCACGACCGTACTGGCCATCGCATCGATGTGGTGGAGTATCACCCCAGTTACCATCAGCTGATGGCCCTGGCGGTGAAAGAGGGGCTGCACGCCTCGCCCTGGCAAAGCCCAGGACCTGGCATGCATGTGACCCGCGCCGCCAAGTATTACCTGCACTGCCAGTTGGAAGCGGGCCATGGTTGCCCCATCACCATGACCTTTGCCGCCGCTCCTGTGCTCAAACGCTTCAAGCCCGACTGGCATCAAAAGCTGATGTCGCGCCAATACGATGGTGCCAACCGGCCCTGGCAGCAAAAGCCTGGCCTGACCCTTGGCATGGGCATGACCGAAAAGCAGGGCGGCTCGGATGTGCGAGCCAACGAAACCCGCGCCCTGCCGCTGGGGGACGGCAGTTATGAACTGGTGGGCCACAAGTGGTTTTTATCGGCTCCCATGTCCGACGGCTTTTTGATGCTGGCTCAGACGCCGGCGGGGCTGTCGTGCTTTTTGGTGCCGCGCTGGTGGCAAGGCCAAAAGAACGCTATCGAGGTGCAGCGCCTCAAAGACAAGCTCGGCAACCGCTCCAACGCCTCCAGCGAAGTGGAGCTCAAAGGCGCCTGTGGCTGGTTGCTGGGAGAAGAAGGCAAGGGCGTGCAGACCATCATCGAGATGGTGTCTTTGACCCGTTTTGACTGCATGCTCGGCTCCAGCGGCGGCCAGCGCCAGGCGTTGTTGCAGGCGGTGCATCACGCTCGCCACCGCCAGGCCTTTGGCAAGCGCCTTGTCGAGCAGCCGGTGATGGCGGCGGTGTTGGCCGATCTGCAGCTGGAGGTAGAAGGGAGCCTGGCCATGAGCTTGCGTATGGCAAGGGCGCTGGACAACGCCAGCCACCCCTATGAGCAATTGCTACTGCGCCTGGGCACGGCTGCGGGCAAATATTGGATCTGTAAACGCACCCCCCAGCATGCCTATGAGGCCATGGAATGCCTGGGCGGCAATGGCGTGATGGAGAGCTTCATTACCGCCAGGCTTTACCGCGAGGCGCCCATCAATGCCATTTGGGAGGGGTCTGGCAATATCCAGGCGCTGGATGTGCTGCGGGCCCTGCAAAAGGCGTCAGAGTGCCTGGATGCCTGGCAGCGCGAACTGGACGGCGCCTTTGGCGAGCATCCGCTGCTGGCCATGGCCTGGCGCCAGCTGCAGCATCTTTTAAAGGCCGACCCGTTAAGCCAGGCGCGGCGCATCACCGAGTTGCTGGCGCTGACCCTGCAAGGAGCGCTGCTGGCCAAGGGCGCGCCAGGGCCGGTGGCCGATGCCTTTATTCGCTCAAGGTTGGGGGAAGGGGGGCACAGCTTTGGCACCCTGGCGGGCGGTACTGATGTGGAGCTGCTGTTAAGGCGGGCTTACGGGGAATAAAAAAGCGGCCAAAAGGCCGCTTTTTTTACGCCAGCACCTCGTCGAAGAGGTCGTGCATCATGGCAAAGGCCCGGCGGCTGACCTTGGCGTTGTACTGGTTTTCCCCTGGGCGGTCGGCTCCTTCGTCGGTGAAGGAGTGCACCGCGCCGCCGAAGTTAACCAGCTGCCAGTCGGCCTTGACGCTGTTCATCTCCTGCTCGAAACCGGCGATAGCCTCGCTGGGTACCAGTGGATCGGCGGCGCCGTTTAGCACCAGTACCGCCCCTTGCGGGGTTTTGGTGCTGGCTGGATCTGGGGTTTGCAGCAGGCCGTGGAAAGAGGCCACTGCCTTGACTGGGGCGGCCTGGCGGGCCAGCTCCAGCACACAGGCACCGCCAAAGCAAAAGCCGAAGGCGGCCAGGTTATCGGCGGCCACACCCAGTTTGCCGGCTTCATCCTTGAGTACATCCAGGGCTGCGTTCATGCGCCGGCGCAGCATGGCGTTGTCGGCACGCACCGGGCCCATGGCGGCCATGGCCTGTTCCGGGGTTTGGGGACGGGTGTCCACGCCGAAAGGGTCAGCCACGAAGATCACGCTGTTCTCACGCACCTGCCGTTTGGCCTGGGCAATAGCGGCGTCGCTGATGCCGAAGAAATTCGGTGCCATCAGCAGGCCCCGGCTGGGGGTACTGCCAGCGTGGTAGACAAGGTGGCCTTCAAAGGTGATGCCGTCCACTTGGTAGCGGACGGCTTTGACGCTGATTTGTGCCATGACGAATACGACTCCTGGTCAATAGGCGCTTTGATGAACCC from Gallaecimonas pentaromativorans harbors:
- a CDS encoding acyl-CoA dehydrogenase family protein, which gives rise to MFSTHDVQNQTPPLEDVDGFALDTALIEGVRREGAAASIDELHRYGRLLTQPDMLALGFAANAHPPVFDSHDRTGHRIDVVEYHPSYHQLMALAVKEGLHASPWQSPGPGMHVTRAAKYYLHCQLEAGHGCPITMTFAAAPVLKRFKPDWHQKLMSRQYDGANRPWQQKPGLTLGMGMTEKQGGSDVRANETRALPLGDGSYELVGHKWFLSAPMSDGFLMLAQTPAGLSCFLVPRWWQGQKNAIEVQRLKDKLGNRSNASSEVELKGACGWLLGEEGKGVQTIIEMVSLTRFDCMLGSSGGQRQALLQAVHHARHRQAFGKRLVEQPVMAAVLADLQLEVEGSLAMSLRMARALDNASHPYEQLLLRLGTAAGKYWICKRTPQHAYEAMECLGGNGVMESFITARLYREAPINAIWEGSGNIQALDVLRALQKASECLDAWQRELDGAFGEHPLLAMAWRQLQHLLKADPLSQARRITELLALTLQGALLAKGAPGPVADAFIRSRLGEGGHSFGTLAGGTDVELLLRRAYGE
- a CDS encoding pirin family protein, which produces MTQPRTIKGLVPGQNTSDGAGVKLKRLIGTQMLPDLDPFLLLDEFSSDSPDDYLAGFPNHPHRGFETVTYMLNGRMRHRDNKGNEGLLESGDVQWMTAGSGLIHSEMPEQEQGLMRGFQLWVNLPRREKMKAPRYQDIASTNIPVVSDGNGNSVKVIAGRYGEATGPVDGVTLDPLYLDITLAPGQSLTVPVPKGHNALVNVFEGAVSIGGSAIAKGNMAVLKDGDAVTFEGGSEPGRFLLIAGQPLLEPVVRYGPFVMNSSEEIAQAVQDYQAGLF
- a CDS encoding dienelactone hydrolase family protein, with the protein product MAQISVKAVRYQVDGITFEGHLVYHAGSTPSRGLLMAPNFFGISDAAIAQAKRQVRENSVIFVADPFGVDTRPQTPEQAMAAMGPVRADNAMLRRRMNAALDVLKDEAGKLGVAADNLAAFGFCFGGACVLELARQAAPVKAVASFHGLLQTPDPASTKTPQGAVLVLNGAADPLVPSEAIAGFEQEMNSVKADWQLVNFGGAVHSFTDEGADRPGENQYNAKVSRRAFAMMHDLFDEVLA
- a CDS encoding DUF924 family protein; its protein translation is MEEYDDILTFWFGLLDDSGMSAPLYQKRWFATDPGLDNELRLLFGADLSAAAKGHHLDWRETPEGRLALILLLDQFSRNIHRGTAQAFAQDHKAQQLVEEGLAIGHDQALAPAQRIFFYMPLMHAEDRALQALGVECFARLLRLVPAAIKPVIEDNLRFACLHRDIIYQFGRFPYRNKVLGRASSPEEQQWLADNPGGFGQG
- a CDS encoding catalase translates to MTKPVYTLQNGAPVTQDEISTTAGRRGPLTFDNIHLFEKLAHFNRERIPERVVHARGSAAHGTFTLTQSLSDLSIADFLQQEGQQTQVFLRFSTVAGGQDSADYVRDVRGFALRFYTQQGNYDIVGNNTPVFFIRDPLKFPDFIHSQKKDPRTNLPNPAHHFEFWAHHPQSLHQVTILMSDRGIPKSYRHLNGYGSHTLSLYNAKGERVWVKWHFKTNQGIANLSGEEAARQAPFAAQQDLVSSIDNGDFPSWTVKIQVMSEAEARQYRINPFDLTKVWPHQDFPLRTIGTLELNRNVDNYFAETEQVTFSPSNLVPGTGVSPDKVLQGRLFAYADAHRYRVGTNHNQLPVNSPRCPVNHLQRDGAMAGMGCPVHQGAGVNFSPNHRGDAPVAAPALAEPPMPLESDAWLGQFDDQDSDNFSQAGDLFRLFDDAHKNRLAANIAGGLSQASPDVQALMLAQFEKADPDYRARVEAALAKLA
- a CDS encoding DUF4399 domain-containing protein, yielding MKNLIAFATLLAASTGAFATSAPQGAKEYIISPKDGATVGTTFTVKFGLKGMGVAPAGTNVPNTGHHHLLIDVDKLPDMALPLPATDHIKHYGGGQTETQITLPPGKHTLQLVLGDYAHVPFQPVVESKKITVTVK
- a CDS encoding pirin family protein: MSDLSQHPELQPCPAGAARPEREAYPMKGRELNPGLMVARALPQRQRRLIGAWCFLDRMGPLDVTEDHRLNVAPHPHIGLQTVTWLISGAIRHRDTLGINQVIEPGQLNLMTAGNGIAHSEEGLTPIGQQLFGVQFWVALPKEQANCAPAFEHFTDLPRYTEGKVTLTLFAGDYASQSAPAKYFTPLFGAELKGSGEFEQVLEPGFEYGLLLVKGEARLDGQAMSTDQLYYLGTGHHQTRLELTDAVIICLGGKPFGEDIVMWWNFVGRSTQEIADARARWQAGGFGDIPQYPGSPTPAPELQGNLKAGH
- a CDS encoding DUF3185 family protein; protein product: MNKRIIGLVLLVVGVALAWWGYQESQTLSKTVESQLTGELDSRTMTFYIAGAVCIVLGLVGVLRR